A genomic stretch from Fusarium musae strain F31 chromosome 9, whole genome shotgun sequence includes:
- a CDS encoding hypothetical protein (EggNog:ENOG41), with amino-acid sequence MSQFEQQQIPAAGQHYSAQNRVPNVRQFMDQLDQNKKARDAEIDEQLKQNKIHGETKDHKNDRAEAIRKQKDIRTVRDPVTGKDVGIRDADIDYKEAVENPQLSIPNENLGKPATIATSSKQSGEEYRYAQDVTAPPDPVQEGATSDVPIRSEKTSVVFYKTPSVSYEPMFEILEQRSNVLCIGIFAAIVFIGKMFGGRLLGLIPLGFCVASGVFLWTKDLIRQGRDLEWSSEQERGETATANLIPESVEWMNTMLGIMWGLINPEMFAGVADTLEDVMAASVPGVIENVRVADISQGNNPIRILNMRALPDSHVQDIKDEQHRQNEKTTDPEELAANEQAGSFYNLEVAIAYHAKPSGADIASKARNMGMQLVFYLGIKGLFGVPLPIWVELQGLVATARIRLQLTPDPPFLKTLTFTLMGIPKVQAGCTPMIEKGVNILNLPLISNFVNWAIGAAASMYVAPKSLSLDLSKMLQGDDIKKETLALGVMFVRIHKATGLSKQDQRGSKGGGSDPYITISWSKFSKPQFCTRVIQDDLNPVFEESAGLLVTADLLKADEQLSVELWDSDRSSADDVVGKVELSIQKLIQHPGKMFPQVSKLRGVKADSEMPGELHWEVGFFGKTQFRKALRTDGRDLNLPKALADKPELQENKGAIDTKEEDAVIHTPPDPLWPSGILSIVVHQIVGLELENIKGSNGKRKGREYEPARPEAGEVKEEQAKSLPSSYCTILLNDDLVYKTRTKVVSSQPIFNAGTEKFIRDWRSAIVTVAVRDSRNRQHDPLIGVVPLKVTDILQTSSESTRWYPLDGGIGFGRIRISLLFRSVELRLPPPQLGWDIGTFEFVSDSITTTGYAPSNHAKIRFRTGGSSTSVGKSSSTREADGMSFNISGADGNQRVRLPVRHRYSSPIFMEFYPSGKRNPDAYAVLWLLELVDGEETDFDIPVWKCNHSVRLSQNYITEANYKSVPDIEMEQIGRVRFRARFSAGTDSDHIKFASTNDDRETIEAWEACYAEGVRQQDVETEVPPVIQKLHEESLTHGRDVLAQADEKQKQKWLAKDGTDWSGAFGEDPSVLMRKKTNSESSEEYDDFDEDDSDPDLGIQDADTEPTDPSENGRPSVDTTGTNATSATNSSQASSSSKNPIKKIKSYRSDSRDMHRKHRGLMQWRPMRNVQFAKDEAKFAVRKVAKLGALDGRKPDVETEV; translated from the exons ATGTCGCAGtttgagcagcagcagatccCTGCGGCTGGGCAGCATTACAGCGCCCAGAACCGTGTGCCTAATGTTCGCCAGTTCATGGACCAGTTGGATCAGAACAAGAAGGCCCGTGATGCTGAGATTGACGAGCAACTGAAGCAGAACAAGATCCACGGAGAGACAAAGGATCACAAAAATGATAGAGCTGAAGCTATTCGGAAACAAAAGGATATCCGCACCGTGCGAGATCCTGTGACAGGAAAGGATGTTGGCATTCGAGATGCCGACATTGATTACAAGGAAGCTGTTGAGAACCCCCAG CTATCAATTCCCAACGAGAACTTAGGAAAGCCTGCCACCATCGCAACCTCGTCGAAACAGTCTGGTGAAGAGTACCGTTACGCCCAAGATGTCACAGCACCTCCTGACCCCGTCCAAGAGGGTGCAACATCAGATGTCCCCATTCGAAGTGAGAAGACATCCGTGGTGTTCTACAAGACCCCTTCAGTCAGCTACGAACCAATGTTCGAGATTCTCGAGCAACGCAGCAACGTTTTGTGTATCGGCATCTTCGCCGCCATCGTCTTTATTGGAAAGATGTTCGGCGGTCGCCTTCTTGGTCTTATTCCCCTGGGTTTCTGCGTAGCTTCTGGTGTTTTCCTCTGGACAAAAGACCTGATCCGTCAAGGCAGAGATCTCGAATGGTCAAGCGAGCAAGAGCGTGGCGAGACTGCCACCGCAAACCTGATCCCTGAGTCCGTTGAATGGATGAACACCATGCTCGGAATCATGTGGGGACTGATCAACCCTGAGATGTTCGCTGGCGTTGCTGATAC TCTCGAAGATGTTATGGCGGCCTCGGTTCCTGGTGTCATTGAGAACGTTCGCGTCGCAGATATCTCCCAGGGTAACAACCCCATTCGCATCCTCAACATGCGCGCTCTTCCCGACTCTCACGTCCAAGACATCAAGGACGAGCAGCACCGACAGAACGAGAAGACTACTGACCCTGAAGAGCTCGCGGCCAATGAGCAAGCTGGCTCGTTCTACAATCTCGAGGTTGCGATCGCCTATCATGCGAAGCCATCTGGAGCGGATATCGCATCCAAAGCGCGCAACATGGGTATGCAGCTTGTTTTCTACCTGGGTATCAAGGGTCTCTTCGGTGTTCCTTTGCCCATCTGGGTCGAACTTCAAGGCCTCGTTGCGACCGCTCGAATTCGACTCCAATTGACCCCTGACCCTCCTtttctcaagactctcaCTTTCACGCTTATGGGTATCCCTAAGGTTCAGGCTGGTTGTACACCAATGATCGAGAAGGGCGTCAACATTCTCAATCTTCCCCTCATCTCCAACTTTGTCAACTGGGCCATTGGCGCTGCCGCGTCGATGTACGTGGCTCCCAAGAGTCTGTCTCTTGATCTTAGCAAGATGCTCCAGGGTGacgacatcaagaaggagaCATTGGCTCTCGGTGTTATGTTTGTTCGAATCCACAAGGCTACCGGCCTCAGCAAGCAAGATCAGCGTGGAAGCAAGGGCGGTGGTTCCGATCCTTACATCACCATCAGCTGGAGCAAGTTCTCCAAGCCACAATTCTGTACCCGTGTTATCCAGGACGATCTCAACCCCGTTTTTGAGGAGAGCGCCGGCCTTTTGGTTACTGctgatcttctcaaggctgacgAGCAGCTTTCGGTTGAGCTTTGGGACAGTGATCGATCTTCTGCTGATGATGTCGTTGGAAAGGTCGAGCTCAGCATTCAGAAACTTATCCAGCACCCCGGCAAGATGTTTCCCCAGGTTTCTAAGCTTCGAGGAGTCAAGGCAGACAGCGAAATGCCCGGAGAGCTCCACTGGGAAGTCGGCTTCTTTGGCAAGACACAATTCCGAAAGGCCCTCCGAACCGATGGTCGGGACCTCAATCTCCCCAAGGCGCTCGCGGACAAGCCTGAGCTTCAAGAGAACAAGGGCGCGATCGACaccaaggaggaagatgccgTCATTCACACTCCTCCCGATCCATTGTGGCCTTCTGGTATCCTCAGCATCGTCGTTCACCAGATTGTTGGACTGGAATTGGAAAATATCAAGGGTTCCAATGGAAAGCGAAAGGGTAGAGAGTATGAGCCAGCTCGTCCTGAAGCCGGTGAAGTCAAGGAAGAACAGGCCAAGTCTCTGCCCAGCTCTTACTGCAccatccttctcaacgaCGATCTCGTTTACAAGACCCGAACAAAGGTTGTTTCCTCTCAACCTATCTTCAACGCTGGAACCGAAAAGTTTATTCGTGATTGGCGCTCTGCTATCGTTACAGTTGCAGTCCGTGACTCCCGCAACCGCCAACATGACCCTCTCATTGGTGTTGTCCCTCTCAAGGTCACTGATATCCTTCAAACCAGCAGCGAGTCTACCAGATGGTACCCTCTCGACGGAGGCATCGGATTTGGCCGCATTCGTATCTCTTTGTTGTTCCGTTCCGTTGAGCTTcggcttcctcctcctcagttGGGTTGGGATATCGGTACCTTCGAGTTCGTGTCTgactccatcaccaccactggCTATGCTCCTTCAAACCACGCCAAGATTCGCTTCCGTACTGGAGGCTCGTCTACCAGCGTTGGCAAGAGCTCATCCACTCGTGAGGCCGATGGCATGTCATTCAACATCAGTGGTGCCGACGGAAACCAACGTGTTCGCCTGCCAGTTCGACACCGCTACAGTTCACCCATCTTCATGGAATTCTACCCGAGTGGAAAGCGAAACCCCGATGCCTATGCCGTTCTCTGGCTCCtggagcttgttgatggtgaagagACTGACTTTGACATCCCTGTTTGGAAGTGCAACCACAGCGTACGACTTTCTCAGAACTACATTACTGAAGCAAATTACAAGTCTGTTCCCGATATCGAGATGGAGCAGATTGGTCGAGTTCGATTCCGAGCCCGATTTTCTGCTGGAACGGATTCCGATCACATCAAGTTTGCCAGCACAAACGACGACCGTGAGACAATCGAGGCTTGGGAAGCATGCTACGCAGAGGGTGTGCGTCAGCAGGATGTTGAGACTGAGGTTCCTCCTGTGATTCAGAAACTCCACGAAGAGTCTCTGACCCATGGCCGTGACGTTCTCGCCCAAGCCgacgagaagcagaagcagaagtgGCTTGCCAAGGATGGCACCGATTGGAGCGGTGCCTTTGGTGAAGATCCCTCTGTGTTGATGCGCAAGAAGACCAACAGCGAGTCTAGCGAGGAATACGACgactttgatgaggatgactccGATCCTGATCTTGGTATTCAAGATGCCGACACTGAGCCTACAGACCCGTCTGAGAACGGGCGCCCTTCCGTTGATACAACAGGCACCAATGCGACGAGCGCTACGAACAGTTCCCAGGCCAGCTCCAGTAGCAAGAAccccatcaagaagatcaagtcaTACCGCTCCGATAGTCGCGATATGCATCGCAAACATCGAGGACTTATGCAATGGCGACCCATGCGCAACGTGCAGTTTGCCAAGGACGAAGCCAAGTTTGCAGTTCGAAAGGTGGCTAAGCTTGGAGCCCTGGATGGCCGAAAGCCTGATGTCGAGACCGAGGTTTAA
- a CDS encoding hypothetical protein (EggNog:ENOG41): MSFNSINPGSQGKKNQHTHLPSHINRFDSVSDSLESEDPLARDAPTRSHSQSPVKQHSGSLTPSGRSSLAVVLPRSPAHLEAYKEVSIDEEDGFDAPVTSDLTPRGRPKSLFKAVNALKTSSPGGTQTGVSSDATSTTPARGRGRPKGSTNKSKGLQTAAGAPRQARQAATKPRPHPNGFPKRRGRPPKQPSPPPETIYYQVNAPIFPFLCEWRDCKAELHNLETLRRHVYIVHGDDINCLWGECGKLEKSSEFETDEEFKEHIEEAHLVPLSWHCGDGFNNIGERSLPNTAEDVPDYLKDEHGNQVTPSIRDQQEEDLLTWRKNRRKLKDLLIRMNDNLPDESDEEMGVERQAV; encoded by the coding sequence ATGAGCTTCAACAGTATAAACCCTGGGAGCCAAGGCAAAAAGAACCAGCACACCCACTTACCGTCACATATCAATCGCTTTGATTCTGTCTCCGATAGTCTAGAGTCGGAGGATCCTCTAGCCAGAGATGCGCCAACAAGAAGTCACAGCCAAAGCCCTGTTAAGCAACATTCAGGTTCCTTGACCCCAAGTGGTAGGTCGAGTCTCGCTGTCGTCCTCCCGAGGTCACCAGCCCATCTCGAAGCTTACAAAGAAGTCAGcatcgatgaggaagatggcttTGATGCGCCGGTCACGTCAGATCTTACCCCACGGGGAAGACCAAAGTCGTTATTCAAAGCAGTCAACGCTCTGAAAACGTCGAGTCCAGGTGGTACACAGACGGGAGTTTCCAGCGATGCAACGTCTACGACACCGGCTCGAGGAAGAGGCAGACCAAAGGGGTCAACGAACAAGTCAAAGGGTCTACAAACAGCAGCTGGAGCTCCTCGGCAGGCCCGACAAGCTGCTACTAAGCCGCGGCCTCATCCCAACGGCTTCCCAAAACGAAGAGGCCGGCCGCCAAAGcaaccttctcctcctccagagaCCATCTACTATCAAGTGAATGCACCAATCTTTCCGTTTCTGTGTGAGTGGAGAGACTGCAAGGCTGAATTACATAATCTCGAGACTCTCCGACGGCACGTTTACATCGTTCAtggtgatgatatcaacTGCTTATGGGGAGAGTGTGGGAAATTAGAGAAATCATCTGAGTTTGAGACGGACGAGGAGTTCAAAGAGCACATCGAGGAGGCGCATCTAGTGCCCCTATCGTGGCACTGCGGTGAtggttttaataatattgGCGAGCGGAGTTTACCGAACACGGCAGAGGACGTGCCAGATTATCTTAAAGATGAACACGGGAACCAAGTCACGCCCTCGATAAGAGATCAACAGGAAGAAGATTTGTTGACGTGGAGAAAGAACCGACGGAAACTGAAGGACCTGCTCATTCGTATGAACGACAACCTCCCTGATGAGTCAGATGAAGAAATGGGAGTCGAGAGACAAGCAGTCTGA